The sequence below is a genomic window from Dyadobacter chenwenxiniae.
CTGTGCTTGCGTTAGATTGGATGCTAATCTTAGATCCTTTAATTGTGTATATATTTCCCGCATTTTTATTTTTTTTCTGATAGTATTCCGTCATTTTAGTTAGCCTAATTGTGTCGTAAGCCATACTAATTGCAGACTCCAATGTGTCCGTCACTCCGTAAATCCAGCCAACTTCATATTTTGGCCAGAATCGAAATTCACATAATGAATTGCCGTTTATTAGAGTAAAATATGCTTTCCGGTCGTTAATTAGCGCGATCTTAACCTCTTTTTCATAGTGTTCCCATAAATAAACACGAATTGAGACATTTTCCTGTACATGATGATTGAGCTTGTAGCCAATCTTCGCATCGCACTCTTTTATGAGAAACTCACGTTTTGACTTAATGCTGTTCTCGTCTACCATAGACCTCTTATTTTAAATCCATACAAATATACTACAAATATATGGTACATGCAAGCGTACATAAAAACATTTATAGAAAAGCGGAAATTCCCGTTTTCATGATTTGTCCCCTGAAATAATTTACGAAATTTTAGTTTGCAGGTAAAGATTTTTTGCCTGCACCATAAATTCGTTTATAAACGAATTTATGAAACCTTCCAATTATGGATTTATACATTTTCGGGGGTTGAAAACATAAAACCCGGAATTCCGGGTGTCATAAAATCAGAGAAGTCTGAATTTATGACACCTATTGATAAACACCCTTAAAATGAGTATCTTAGAGAAAAATAACTGACATGGAAATGGATAAAGAAACCAAACTTAAATTAATGGCTGATGCGCTGCAAGTAACGCAGAAACAGCTTCGGAAGATGATTGATCGCGGGGAGATTTTATTGGAGGACGTGGAAGGGAAATTAACTGAAAGGGGTTTATGATTATCACTATTAAACTGTCGGATCTCAGAGAGGCGATACGGCTAAAGTCACAGGAAGATAGAAGAAGGAAGTTCGCCATCGACTGGGCCAGGAGAACCTATTGGGGGTATATAAGTAAGTATTGAATCATGAAAAACCGAAAACAGAGACAATTAAATCGGTATAGGCACCTGTGTTTTAGGTGCGAACGAGCATATGAAAAGTTGTGTGACATAAACAACGGAAAGACGATCTCCGAAACAGAGTATTTGCAAATCAAAAGAGATTTTAGCTTACTGCCGATAGGGGTTTCTGTATTTGAAAGAGATTTCTAAAACAACTACCACCCCCTCCTCCTACTCAAAATAACTTATCATGAACAAAGGAAGGCGCCAAGAAATATCGGAGTTGAAGTATAAGAAGCGACTCGCGTTACGAGGACTTATGCAATCTGACGGGAAGCTTTATGCATTTAAATCACATAGCGTTCCATGTAGTTGCTGGGCGTGCCGCGGGCAGAAATACAGAGACAAAAGGACAACAGAAAATATCCGCGCCAGGGCAACCTACTCAAAATAACTATTCCTCTTCCGCCCTTCTCTTCCGGATAGATCAATATCGCCGGCGCGAAGGCGGCCATGAACTTTTACAGTAACCGTTTCTGATCCATTTGACCGCGATCCAATACCACCGCGCATATCGCGTCCCGATGTAGCGCCAGAAATAACACCCCACAACCTTTGTTGCTGGCTGCCATTCATAACCATTTCACCAGCGGTTAGCATAGCGGGAACGCGGTCGCGTCCACCTGGGCCGTCTACTATCCCGCCAGTCCAGAAAGCACTTGCTCCGGCGTCTTGTATTTGAGATCTAGCCACTGCCGCAGCGCCGTAAGCTAATGCTGCTCCGGCGGCAACCAAGGCTATATTATTACTTGCTATCCCGATTTTTGCCGCAAGTAATAAAGATGCATGCTGAGCAAGAGCTTTCCCTATGTTTTCGAAAAGATTTGCTATGATTGACATAAAAGCATTTCCTACGTCAGCTAAATCCGCTGTGCCCATCGCTAAGCCTGCCGCCAATGTCCCGACCCCCTCTATTGCGTAAGCCGTTGATCCAGCAAAAGCCCCTTGAATGCTTTCTTGGAGAGAGGCCCCAAAATCATCAGTTGACCCTTTTAAGCGATTCTGCTCGGCAATAGCTTTGTCAACTGCCGCGCTCATTGCTTGCGGGTTGGTCAGGTGATCAAAGCTTGTCGCGCTACCGTCGCCCGTTGTTGGGTTGTCGAATTGGGTGTGCGATTGTAAAGAATATGGATGGAACGCCGTCGATGTTCCCGTGCGCATCAGCGTATTAGGCGTTCCGATATCACTATTGTTCGTGCGGAATGCGGTATCATTGGCGATTTCTGCATTAAGCAACCCTTCTGCTATCCGATCCTTAGATTGCTCAATTTGCTCTGAAACCCATCTATTTAGTTCAGACGCGGCTTTATTGGCAATAATCTCGTTTTGTCTTCTTATTTGATCTTCTGCTTTTTTGTTGCGCCCATGTATTCCAAATTGAGCGCCGTAAGCATTCGTATCGGTTTTGCTTTGAGCGCCTCCCGTACTGGATTTGCTACCTCCTACCTTCCCTGCCGCATACTCGGTTGCGGCCCCGAAAACGGAGGTGATCATATCCTGACCCCCAACCAGCGAGTTCTTTGCAGACCCTAGCGTTATTCCGATAAAATCAAAGAATCCTGATGTCCTTAATTGCTTAGCGAAACTACCGACAGCCTTTGTAGCGTCAGTAAAAAGATCAGTTAATCCTGTTGATTTGGTTGCACCTGCTAATAAAAGAGTCAGCTGCCCGGTTGTATATTCAATGGCAGATCCTAAATTTCTTGCATTAGCTTCCGCGCCAGGCCCAAGTGATTTTTCTATCTCTGTGGTTAACCTTGGCAGTAAATCAGATGCCAAAACCTCACCCCTTTCGAGCATTTTATTTAGCTCCTGGGTTGTTACCCCCATTGATTTAGCCGCAAGGTTAAACGCCCCGTATAGGCGCTCTCCTAATTGTCCACGAAGTTCTTCTGCTTGGACATTACCTTTGGAAACCATTTGGATGAAGGCTTGAAACACTCCATTGGTTTCATCTACCGAAAGTTGCAATGTGGAAGACGCGGCTGTAACTGCCGAAAACAAGCGCTCTGTTTCTTTTCCTGCCAGGTTCGTATCCTTAGTGGCAATGGATAGTTTGGCGAAATTAGCCCCAAGGTCAATTACATTTTTATTATAACGCTCGGCTAATTGATCAAGAAATGCCGTATTTTTTGCATAGTCCGCTTGGGTTTCCGACGCAACTTTGAGTTGATTCTCGAATTTTTGCACCTTCGCTGTCGCGCTAATAAACGCCCTCCCTGCTGCCAGTGCTGCCTCAAAACCTAGATATCCCTTTATTACAGATCCAAATGACGTTTCTAAGCTAGAGTTGCTTTTAGTAAGCTGGTTTATAGCCCGGTCTGCTTTACCTGTACTAGATGGAAGCCCGTCTAAATTCCGATGTATTCGCTTGAATGCTTGATTCAAGTCGCTATCATCCCCTTTAAACTTTACTATTAACTCTTGATCCGCCATCCCCTCGTGCTTTTACATCATTTTTTAGCTTGGCAAAATCCTTTATTCCGTTGATTTTGGTTTGCCATGCGATTTCCTCCATTTCGCTAGGGAAAGGCATTAGTTCCCAAGGGCGCTTAGCTTTACCCTTCGCCACATTCACGTTATGAATCTTTGCGAGTAACTCACGGAACGGCCACACTCTTTCCTCCCATCTGGAATTGTACCCCTTCATTTCGACAGTGATTTCAAATATCGTCTTGTCGTAGTACTCCATTAAGGTGATGTCCAAGTTGGCTATCGCCTCATCCCTGAAGGTCTGCCATGTCAGGGGCTTTTTTTTTACTTTTTCCTTCGGGGACTTCTTTAATTGGGGTTCCGCCGTTCATTATGGCTGCATAAAAGCTTGTGAGAACTTTCACCGATTGATCGGAATTGAACCCAATTTCATCGACCCATTCATAGGCTTGCTCTATTGAGTACTCATTGCCTGATCCGGATAATTTTGCACAATAATTGGAGCCATGAAAAAGAATAGTAGCCAAAAACTTAACAGGCTCTTTCGGAATCTCTATTTCCTTTTCTCCCACAAGTTTTCGCTCAAATACATCACCGATTTGCGACAAACCCAACCCGAAACTTTCGCAAAATTTTTCAAGCGTGTAGCAACCAATTTTTATAGGAATGACATCCTCTTCAATCTTTAATTCGAAGTACCCTAATAATTTGTTCATGATTTCGATCTAGTAATGAAGATTTGTTACGCCATATCAGCCAATACCACCGGGCCGGTTCCTTCAATTGAGGCCGTCCATTCAACCGCATCTTCGTAAGGTGCTGATGTTTCTACGCTGGTGATAATACCTTTGCCGGCGTAGGTTTGTGAGCCTGTCACGGTGTTACCAAAAAGCAGGTCAATCGGCGCCCGCAAAACTTCCAGCTCAACCAATGAGGCAACGCCCACTTCGTTTGTTCCTTCTGTATAGTCCACAACACCGGATAACTGAGCCGTCCAGCTGCGTTGACCACCGATCAGTTCACGCCAGCCTAATGAGTCCCTTGTACTTACATCAATAGTGGCTACCGAAATACTTACAGTCAAATCGCGAGAGTCCGCAATTGCCTTGTTAGGCGATCCGGTAATGCTCGCCTTAAAATCACTACCATTAAACTTTGCCATCCCCTCGTCCTGTTTATAATTGCTCCACTAAATGTTCAATCGTAATCCTTTTCCGGTATTTCCTGCCGGTATTGGCATAGTTCATCTCGTCGTTTGACCCGACTAATTTTGCCATGTACACATTGAATCCCGAAGCTGCTACCCCTGACCGTCCCGGCACCGGAATAACCCTTGTAAGGATCTCATCTGTGATTTTGTCTGTGGTTTCACGCCCTCCAAAGTCCCCTTTGAATTCGTTGTAAACCAGTATGTCCACTGTCACTTCTCCGCCGAAAGAGTCCTTGGTATTATTGGAAATCTGAAAGATTCCCTCAATGACTATGTAAGGCGGCTCAACTCCAGAATCGGCTTGCAGATCAAAGGCCTGAATCTCTCTTCCCTCGACAACTATATTGTCAAGCAAAGCCAAATAACCAACCCTCAAAGGCAACACCACATCTTTCACCCACTCGCTCGTTTACCGCCAGTTCACCAGCCTATTTTCATGTTCTTCAACCGCTCTTTTAATCGTGCACCTTCCTGCATATACGCAGGGATCAAATAAGGATGCTCCTTTAATGTTCCCTTTCCGTTTACGTAGAATGTTCTGGCTAATGCCTGGAAGTCTTTTAGCAGTGTCGGCACATACCTTGCAGCATGCCGCCCTGTTCCAAATTCCAGGTAAGCCGCCATGTGATCCCCTTTTGTGTTCCCGGCAAAGACCGAAGCGGAAAGCAGTTTCGGGTCGTGAATGAAGTTGATACTCTGACGAACGGCGCCAATTGTAAAGGCCATTTCGCGGGAGTCTTCGCTATTTACTCGTAAGCGGTTTTTTGCTACGGCTACCGTCCTGAGTGCCGTTCCGGCAAGTTCTTTATTGACCTGCTTAACCACTTTGCCTTGCGCCTTATTCAGCGCAACACTGAACTGTTTTAGGTTCACGAACTCAACACTTGCCATTAGGATTTCACCACGATCAAATGCGCCAACATTCCCAACACATCCACTTCCGTTATCTCGTTGATCAGGTACGTTTTACCTTTATACTTCATCAACCAGTCCACTTTTGGCTCCTTTTCTTTCCGATATCGGATTGTCACCATGTAAGGCCTGACGTGCACTAACCGGGCGTTTTCTTGACTGCCTACTGCTTTCATTGGCTTTACGGCTGCCAGCGTATTGTATTCGAATATTTCAGTCCCGGAGGTTTTACCAGATGCGTTTTTAGTTTTAGTAAGGCTGTAAAAGCCTACCTTTTCTCTCAACATCCCTGGATTTATCCCAACCATGACTTTCTCGAATATTTAGCTGCTACCGTTTTCCAGTTGTTGGGCAATACCTGAATGCCATTGCCATCCACCTTTACGCCCGTGCGCTCAGTAAAATGATCGCTTGCCAGTTTGATGATGGCAAGCTTTAACCCCGCCGGTATCTCAATCGGATATCCCGCCAAATAACTCACCTCAACCGGGCTACTAGCGCCTGCGCATAACCTGCGAAATGAAACCCCTTCAAGCGTGTAATCGTCTGCTCCTGTTACCGCCCCGATAACGGGCCCGTATGGAAGCTCAGCGCTTGTAAGGCTTTCCCACCTGGCCGTTACGTTTGACTGAATCAGGGATAATCCGGTGTACTTTTCCACCTCTTCACGGGCGTCAACCAACAATAGCGCTAAAAGCGTATCGTGGTCGTCAAAGTCGATAGCCAAATGAAGTTTTAACTCTTCAAGTGTTACCGGCTCCTGTGCTCCGTCTACGGGTGTTTTAAGTACATCTAATCCCCTGGTGGTCATACTACGGGCGTGCTTTTGTGGCTGGCTTAGCTTTCTCTTCTTTGGTTGAGATCACTTCCTTGCTTTCTTTTTCCTCGGCTTCTGGCACCTTAGCTTCGGCTTTTTCAGCCTTAACCTCTTTGGCGAAACCGTTTTCAATCAAACCTTTTGCACGCGCCTCGCTAACCTTAATTATGGTCTTCGGTTCGCGCATATCCAATGAATCCACATCCCGGAATGCTCTTGTTACTTCAACTTCTACCATGATGATAAATATTAAGGAAGGCCACCATCGCAGCCTTCCCGGTGTCAGATTTCTATACTCCTGTTGTTACCGCTGTGATGTCCATGTCAAGGAATGCTTGTGGGTGATACACCGCAAGAGCAATTTCCTCTTCAATACGAAGCGTTACCAAGTTCTTTGTCACGTTGTCCTGATCTTCATAGAACAGACCGAAGTTGATTCCTTCGCGGATCAACAACTCAGCGCGGTTCCAGTCGCCTACGACTGCTTTACCTTGCGCAATTTGGTTCAATTTGTAGATCGGCGTTCCGTTGAAAGTCAACAGTGAGCGATCAGTTCCGCCAAACACAAGTCCAGGGTGATTAAACTCGCCGGTAGTGGTTTTGTAAACCAACAGGCGGGCGTAATCCAATGGGTGCATTACAATGCCATTGGCAGCGTAATCTTTTGCTTCAAGCTGCGCGATGCCGTCTACCAGATATTCAAACAAAGTGTTGTACCCTGCATCTGTCGGCGTGTAATCCGCCGCCGATGGAATAATACCTTTGATTGAGTTCACCCCTGTTCCATTCAAAAGTTCTTTGTCTTCCTTTTTGAGAAGATCCAGCATCATTTGAGTAGAGAAGAAGTTTGCAAGCCATGAAATGTCATTCAATGCCTGACGCGAAACACGGGTCCATGCAGCGATTGTCCTAGGACGAACAGGAACCATGATGAAGTCATAGTCAATCTGCGCCTTCGTGTCGCCCTGGTTCACTTGATACCCTGGCTCGCCTTCACCGCCCACAAACTGTGGATATTCAAGGTAATTTTGCGTCATCACGGATGAGTTCAGCAAATTACGAACATGAATAGATGGGCTTGGATTGGTGACAACTGTTTGACGAATGTCACGGGCTGACACTGCCGGGTTGCTCGCTCCGTCAGTCAGGTTGCCTGAGGTAAACACCCCAACCGCTTTTTGGTGCAATGCAGCGTGACCGCCTTTAACTGCATAACGCTTGCTTCCTGTCTGGTTTTCCTGACTAAAGTCGCCCTTAGCTTCCAACTCTTTAAGTTGGTCGTAGATCAGGTTTTCAAGTGCTTTTTGACGCTCTGCACCGTTGCCGCCAGTTGGCAGGCCATCGCGGTTGATGCGTGTTTTCAGTTGCCCGAACTCGTCTTCAATCGCTTTAACAGTGCCTTGTAGATCGCTCAGACCTTTAATGGCATCAGCAGAGATTTTACCATCTGCCTTATACTGCTCCTCAATTTGTTTGATTTGTTTTTCAAGCGCTGTCTGAACATCATCCATACGCTTTTGTGCCACAGCACCAACTTGTTTACCAAGTTCGGCCACTTGCGCCTCGTTCATTTCCATCTGTAAATGCCGTTTTGAAATGTTGAAAAAATACCTCGGAGTTGAACCCTTTGGCGGTTTGTTCTTCTTTTCCTTCACTCGGCACAGTGGTTTCGCTGGATGCGTTCGGCTGTGTGGTTTTGAAATACTCTGAAAGGATAACTTGTCTTTCTTGAAGTTTAAGCATCGTCTCGTCTGTGTACGTGCCGCACTTCAATGCTTTTATGAGCTTGTCAAACTCTTCAATTAATTCTTCGTGTGATTTTAGGCCAGTGATCGGGGTGTTCTGATTTGCCCCCCAAGCCTGCATTGATGTTCCTTCCCACATTTTCAGTTCAGTGAGATAATTCCACCCTTTATCGCCTTTACGGCTGGCTATTGTCTTGTATCCGAAGGAATGCTCTGTGATAATCTCGTCCTGAACCATCTTGACAAAGTCAACGCCAAGTGTATGAGATCCGGCCCGTGATACATAGGCTAAGCCTTTCGAATCTTCGAAAAGCTCTGTAATTACCCCTACTACTTTGTGTGGATCGTGATCAAGGAAATGCTTGATACGTTTTGTCCCAAGTGGCCCGCTTTCTTTGATCGTTTTGCTGAACGCACCCGGTTGGATAATATCACCATCCGAATCCGGCTCCGAATCGAAAGAAGCGAAATAGCCTGACACTATCCCTTCTTTCTCCCCTACATCCCGAAATGCCAGGCTATTATTTTTGAATAACATCTTCCCCTCAGTCTATCCTCACGTATAGGCATTCGCCTTCACTAGCAAATATAAACGAAAATTAATACTATACAAAAAAACTTTAATAAAAATTAGAATATATGGACATTAAGGTATTGAATATTAAAGTTATTTGCTTTATATTTGATTATTGAAATTTGACAATCAGGAGGGTCAGCCCTGATTGAGAAGATAGTGAGACTCATGTTTCACCGCCCGCTCAGCTGACCCTGACGGGCTTTTTTTGTTTTATCATGGAAATACTATCAGCATTGTTCCCGCCACCGGCTCATGTCATCATCCAGAGAATTCACGATGAACTCGACACCGCATCAGATCGCTTATTGAAAGAGGCGAACGACATACTCTCTTCTTTCCCTGACACGTCTAAGGCTGAAAGGTTGAGCAATGTAGGGTTTGCGCAATCATTGCCAGTTGTTGCGACGAGGCCATTATGGGATAAGGTACATGAGGCCAAAGCGAAGGCTGATTTGCTTCGCTATTACATCCAAACCTACCCTTTCCAAAAATTCTTGACTGAGCAGGAAATGGAGCGGATTTGCAAAAAGTATAATCTAATTTTTGCGCCGGTATCTCATTACAAAATGGATGTTCCGGAGAAGAAT
It includes:
- a CDS encoding phage head completion protein — protein: MVGINPGMLREKVGFYSLTKTKNASGKTSGTEIFEYNTLAAVKPMKAVGSQENARLVHVRPYMVTIRYRKEKEPKVDWLMKYKGKTYLINEITEVDVLGMLAHLIVVKS
- a CDS encoding phage major capsid protein — encoded protein: MEMNEAQVAELGKQVGAVAQKRMDDVQTALEKQIKQIEEQYKADGKISADAIKGLSDLQGTVKAIEDEFGQLKTRINRDGLPTGGNGAERQKALENLIYDQLKELEAKGDFSQENQTGSKRYAVKGGHAALHQKAVGVFTSGNLTDGASNPAVSARDIRQTVVTNPSPSIHVRNLLNSSVMTQNYLEYPQFVGGEGEPGYQVNQGDTKAQIDYDFIMVPVRPRTIAAWTRVSRQALNDISWLANFFSTQMMLDLLKKEDKELLNGTGVNSIKGIIPSAADYTPTDAGYNTLFEYLVDGIAQLEAKDYAANGIVMHPLDYARLLVYKTTTGEFNHPGLVFGGTDRSLLTFNGTPIYKLNQIAQGKAVVGDWNRAELLIREGINFGLFYEDQDNVTKNLVTLRIEEEIALAVYHPQAFLDMDITAVTTGV
- a CDS encoding tape measure protein, with protein sequence MADQELIVKFKGDDSDLNQAFKRIHRNLDGLPSSTGKADRAINQLTKSNSSLETSFGSVIKGYLGFEAALAAGRAFISATAKVQKFENQLKVASETQADYAKNTAFLDQLAERYNKNVIDLGANFAKLSIATKDTNLAGKETERLFSAVTAASSTLQLSVDETNGVFQAFIQMVSKGNVQAEELRGQLGERLYGAFNLAAKSMGVTTQELNKMLERGEVLASDLLPRLTTEIEKSLGPGAEANARNLGSAIEYTTGQLTLLLAGATKSTGLTDLFTDATKAVGSFAKQLRTSGFFDFIGITLGSAKNSLVGGQDMITSVFGAATEYAAGKVGGSKSSTGGAQSKTDTNAYGAQFGIHGRNKKAEDQIRRQNEIIANKAASELNRWVSEQIEQSKDRIAEGLLNAEIANDTAFRTNNSDIGTPNTLMRTGTSTAFHPYSLQSHTQFDNPTTGDGSATSFDHLTNPQAMSAAVDKAIAEQNRLKGSTDDFGASLQESIQGAFAGSTAYAIEGVGTLAAGLAMGTADLADVGNAFMSIIANLFENIGKALAQHASLLLAAKIGIASNNIALVAAGAALAYGAAAVARSQIQDAGASAFWTGGIVDGPGGRDRVPAMLTAGEMVMNGSQQQRLWGVISGATSGRDMRGGIGSRSNGSETVTVKVHGRLRAGDIDLSGREGRKRNSYFE
- a CDS encoding head-tail connector protein, which encodes MTTRGLDVLKTPVDGAQEPVTLEELKLHLAIDFDDHDTLLALLLVDAREEVEKYTGLSLIQSNVTARWESLTSAELPYGPVIGAVTGADDYTLEGVSFRRLCAGASSPVEVSYLAGYPIEIPAGLKLAIIKLASDHFTERTGVKVDGNGIQVLPNNWKTVAAKYSRKSWLG
- a CDS encoding phage tail tube protein; translation: MAKFNGSDFKASITGSPNKAIADSRDLTVSISVATIDVSTRDSLGWRELIGGQRSWTAQLSGVVDYTEGTNEVGVASLVELEVLRAPIDLLFGNTVTGSQTYAGKGIITSVETSAPYEDAVEWTASIEGTGPVVLADMA
- a CDS encoding HK97 family phage prohead protease — its product is MLFKNNSLAFRDVGEKEGIVSGYFASFDSEPDSDGDIIQPGAFSKTIKESGPLGTKRIKHFLDHDPHKVVGVITELFEDSKGLAYVSRAGSHTLGVDFVKMVQDEIITEHSFGYKTIASRKGDKGWNYLTELKMWEGTSMQAWGANQNTPITGLKSHEELIEEFDKLIKALKCGTYTDETMLKLQERQVILSEYFKTTQPNASSETTVPSEGKEEQTAKGFNSEVFFQHFKTAFTDGNERGASGRTW